A single window of Methanomassiliicoccales archaeon DNA harbors:
- a CDS encoding CoB--CoM heterodisulfide reductase iron-sulfur subunit A family protein: protein MYTELDIEFNTPEVSRLTACQSLTSQGTLRRQWTGRGGRLLLRQALVIGAGIAGISAALSLADRGIFVNIIDSEGAIGGRARELACKGVDKCVRCDVCLVTDSLYNVGKSQRIRIFPNSTLKNVSGEPGRFRVTIDRRPRYIDEAKCTACGACIGSCPVDGSAIRPPDMGVPLTYMIDPTRCLSLNDQDCSACFDACSNGAVDLSMKPSTKRMEVGTIIVATGFEPFDPILEPRYRYDELPGVITSLDAERLMNLEGKLPSADGENPRTVAFIQCVGSRDQRLGAEYCSKVCCKYSRGIAANLREIDPQAEITFFIMDWRPYELVEDDIFAWEAIDEKVRVVRARPAEIISSDSAKPQVRYVFPSENMIEEEFDLVILSIGIRPPYGLDRMAGLLGLDITPTGFLWTSSERPSLTSRLGIFASGCCTGPKDIEESAMEGTAAAGEAASFLEGLK from the coding sequence TTGTATACTGAGCTGGATATTGAATTTAATACTCCTGAGGTATCCCGCCTGACCGCCTGTCAATCTCTAACCTCTCAGGGAACTCTAAGGCGGCAATGGACGGGAAGAGGGGGGAGACTACTACTGAGACAGGCTCTGGTAATTGGAGCGGGGATTGCGGGCATTTCTGCAGCCCTAAGCCTTGCTGATAGAGGAATATTCGTTAACATCATCGATAGTGAAGGTGCAATTGGTGGAAGGGCTAGAGAACTGGCCTGCAAGGGCGTCGACAAATGCGTCCGATGCGATGTTTGCCTCGTTACTGACAGTCTCTACAATGTCGGCAAATCTCAGAGGATAAGGATTTTTCCAAATTCCACCCTGAAGAATGTCTCGGGCGAACCAGGGCGGTTCAGGGTGACCATCGATAGAAGGCCAAGATATATCGACGAGGCCAAATGCACCGCTTGCGGAGCCTGCATAGGAAGCTGTCCGGTGGATGGCAGTGCGATACGCCCCCCTGACATGGGCGTACCGCTTACCTACATGATAGATCCCACTCGTTGTCTGAGTCTTAACGATCAGGATTGCTCAGCATGCTTCGACGCCTGTTCAAATGGGGCAGTCGACCTCAGTATGAAACCATCGACCAAACGAATGGAAGTGGGCACAATTATTGTTGCAACGGGATTTGAACCGTTCGATCCAATCCTTGAACCCCGCTACAGATATGACGAACTGCCGGGTGTGATCACATCCCTCGATGCGGAGAGGCTTATGAACCTCGAGGGGAAGCTGCCTTCAGCTGATGGTGAGAATCCGAGGACAGTGGCTTTCATCCAGTGCGTTGGTTCCAGGGATCAGAGGTTGGGTGCTGAATACTGCTCCAAGGTCTGCTGCAAGTACAGTAGAGGAATTGCCGCCAATCTCCGGGAGATCGATCCTCAGGCTGAGATCACCTTCTTCATCATGGACTGGCGGCCCTATGAGCTGGTTGAGGACGATATTTTTGCATGGGAGGCCATTGACGAAAAGGTGAGGGTCGTAAGGGCCAGGCCTGCAGAGATCATTTCATCAGATTCTGCCAAGCCCCAGGTGAGGTACGTTTTTCCCTCGGAGAATATGATAGAGGAGGAGTTCGACCTGGTGATACTCTCGATCGGCATAAGGCCTCCATATGGCCTTGACAGAATGGCGGGATTGCTAGGCCTGGACATAACCCCCACGGGTTTCCTTTGGACTTCCAGCGAGAGGCCATCCCTCACCTCAAGGCTAGGTATCTTCGCTTCAGGATGCTGCACTGGACCCAAGGACATCGAGGAAAGCGCTATGGAGGGGACGGCCGCCGCTGGGGAAGCGGCAAGCTTCCTGGAGGGATTGAAATGA
- a CDS encoding polysaccharide deacetylase family protein: MTYVAFTVDVDRDANIPLQGKFGGVSRPIGGDHTPRFSSSARGLELLVDLLDEIGVRGTFFLEAKAASEISKELSIRDLLAKHEIACHGFEHEDLTGKDTGIPLSKDDIYFILENANDTLEQLTGRKPIGFRAPYLNVGEDVLDVVHEVGFEYDSSLTKDLSDHPVSPWLLPNELIEVPLAIGKDVQGKRIYSYLWAMHEEKRVPGDYIRMMERAGGGFLVLATHSWHLVETFLRGKLDSEQVKRALVSVRSVLEGALDLELEFLSIEDFLIRHMGRD, translated from the coding sequence ATGACCTATGTCGCCTTCACCGTGGATGTCGACCGGGATGCCAACATACCCTTACAAGGTAAGTTTGGGGGCGTCTCGAGACCGATCGGGGGAGATCACACCCCCAGGTTCTCGTCGTCAGCACGAGGTCTTGAACTCCTTGTCGATCTGTTGGACGAGATAGGGGTACGAGGGACGTTCTTCCTTGAGGCGAAGGCGGCATCCGAGATCTCCAAGGAGTTATCAATCAGGGATCTGCTGGCCAAACACGAGATTGCCTGCCATGGATTCGAGCATGAGGATCTTACGGGGAAGGATACGGGAATACCACTATCCAAGGATGATATCTATTTCATTTTGGAGAACGCGAACGACACCTTGGAGCAACTGACCGGTAGGAAGCCCATTGGGTTCAGAGCCCCATACCTGAATGTGGGTGAGGATGTCCTTGATGTGGTTCATGAGGTCGGATTCGAATACGACTCCTCCCTCACCAAGGATCTCTCGGATCATCCGGTCTCGCCTTGGCTTCTACCTAACGAACTGATTGAGGTGCCACTTGCCATCGGCAAGGATGTGCAAGGGAAGCGCATCTACTCATACCTCTGGGCCATGCACGAGGAAAAGAGGGTTCCGGGCGACTATATACGAATGATGGAGAGAGCTGGAGGAGGTTTTCTTGTCCTGGCAACCCACTCCTGGCATCTGGTGGAGACCTTCTTGAGAGGAAAGTTGGACTCCGAGCAGGTGAAGAGAGCCCTTGTTTCAGTCCGATCCGTGCTGGAAGGGGCTTTGGACCTAGAGTTGGAGTTCCTTTCGATTGAGGATTTCCTGATACGGCATATGGGGAGGGATTGA
- a CDS encoding DUF3786 domain-containing protein, with protein MTAKRGLTPISYGTALKKAWDNICHRDPSLISEMADAPLIKEDIIVPFLGNNYLVNLKKRRINREGKPVPPFIAVLILHYLVSCGPQTPSGEFLTFREIPGGELYYPAFKKRAIDRITETFGSEPQELLKAGVILDARRLRMGDASIEVRAFPKISIAIVVWEGDEEVSSSANILFDSIALDILPMEDLSVVGNLVASILVKQIERGETPPDERPEVQGRG; from the coding sequence TTGACCGCCAAGAGAGGACTGACACCTATAAGTTACGGGACAGCTCTGAAAAAAGCGTGGGATAACATATGCCATCGCGATCCTTCCTTGATCTCGGAGATGGCGGATGCACCTCTTATCAAAGAAGACATTATCGTCCCTTTCCTCGGCAATAATTATCTCGTAAACTTGAAGAAAAGGAGAATAAACAGGGAGGGGAAACCGGTTCCACCATTCATCGCCGTGCTCATTCTGCACTATCTGGTAAGTTGTGGACCACAGACGCCTTCCGGGGAGTTCCTCACATTCAGGGAGATCCCCGGAGGTGAATTGTACTACCCAGCCTTCAAGAAAAGGGCAATCGATAGGATAACCGAGACATTCGGCAGCGAACCCCAAGAATTGTTGAAGGCCGGTGTGATCCTGGATGCCAGAAGACTGAGAATGGGGGATGCCTCCATTGAGGTTCGCGCCTTCCCAAAGATCTCGATCGCCATCGTGGTCTGGGAAGGTGATGAGGAGGTGTCATCCTCCGCCAACATTCTGTTCGACTCGATCGCTCTGGACATTCTACCTATGGAGGACCTGTCAGTGGTGGGAAATCTGGTCGCATCAATACTAGTGAAACAAATAGAAAGGGGTGAGACCCCTCCTGATGAGAGACCTGAGGTCCAGGGGAGGGGTTGA
- a CDS encoding formate--tetrahydrofolate ligase — MKSDLEIAQEADLRPIIEIAEKIGLTEDDLEYYGRYKAKVPLEVLKKFSDRPQGKYIDVTAITPTPLGEGKTTTACGLVQAMGSELGKNVILCIRQPSMGPTFNIKGGAAGGGYSQVISMEDFNLHLTGDIHAITVAHNLVAAAIDTRLFHESRQTDEQLKKRGLDRIDIDVDTITWNRVVDVCDRSLREIKVGFNDDKLKDGSPSPVFPRKTGFDISVASELMAILALTTGLQDMRQRIGRVVIGMDKQGNPVNLERIGVAGAVTVLLRDAIKPNLMQTLEGQPAFVHAGPFANIAHGNSSIVADQIALKMGDYVVTESGFGADIGMEKFFDIKCRYSGLIPNCVVLVATVRALKMHGGGPQVKPGMPLDKAYIEEDLDLLEKGLGNLGVHIRNALKFGVPVVVAVNAFATDTDAELELVRKYAQSQGAEDAVKSSHWADGGKGARALAEKVVEACEKPSNFEFLYPLDLSIKEKIETIVTEIYGADGVTYEPLAEKQISAYEKAGFGKLPMCMAKTHLSLSHDPDLKGVPKGFTVPIREVRASVGAGFIYPLLGKMSTMPGLATKPAFMNIDIDENGNITGLF; from the coding sequence ATGAAATCGGATCTCGAGATAGCCCAAGAGGCGGACCTTAGACCAATAATTGAGATTGCTGAGAAGATAGGACTGACCGAGGACGATCTGGAGTACTATGGGAGGTACAAGGCCAAGGTGCCCCTGGAGGTCCTGAAGAAATTCTCTGACAGGCCTCAAGGCAAGTACATTGACGTTACGGCGATCACCCCCACGCCGCTCGGCGAAGGGAAGACCACCACAGCCTGCGGGCTGGTGCAGGCCATGGGCAGCGAACTGGGCAAGAATGTGATCTTATGCATAAGGCAGCCCAGCATGGGTCCAACCTTCAATATCAAAGGAGGCGCCGCTGGAGGAGGATACAGCCAGGTAATATCAATGGAGGACTTCAATCTCCACCTGACCGGCGACATACACGCCATTACCGTGGCTCATAATCTTGTTGCAGCTGCAATCGACACCCGACTCTTTCATGAGAGCCGGCAGACCGATGAGCAGCTCAAGAAGAGGGGATTGGACCGCATAGACATCGATGTCGACACCATCACTTGGAACAGGGTGGTCGATGTCTGTGATCGAAGCCTAAGGGAGATCAAGGTCGGCTTCAATGATGACAAGCTCAAGGACGGCTCGCCAAGCCCTGTCTTCCCAAGGAAGACCGGATTCGACATCTCCGTGGCCAGTGAGCTAATGGCCATCCTAGCCCTTACCACTGGCCTTCAGGACATGAGGCAGCGCATCGGCAGGGTGGTCATCGGAATGGACAAGCAGGGCAATCCAGTGAACTTGGAGAGGATCGGTGTTGCCGGAGCGGTGACCGTTCTACTGAGAGATGCAATAAAGCCCAACCTCATGCAGACACTGGAGGGACAGCCAGCCTTCGTTCACGCTGGACCATTCGCAAATATTGCACATGGAAACAGCAGCATCGTTGCCGACCAGATCGCGCTTAAGATGGGTGACTACGTCGTCACCGAGAGCGGGTTCGGTGCTGACATCGGCATGGAGAAGTTCTTTGACATCAAGTGTCGCTACTCTGGACTCATTCCCAACTGCGTGGTTCTGGTTGCGACCGTGAGGGCATTGAAGATGCACGGAGGCGGTCCACAGGTCAAACCAGGAATGCCCCTGGACAAGGCCTATATCGAGGAGGACCTGGATCTCCTGGAGAAGGGACTGGGCAACCTTGGAGTCCACATTCGCAATGCGCTGAAGTTCGGCGTTCCCGTGGTCGTGGCAGTCAACGCCTTCGCGACGGATACCGACGCAGAACTGGAACTGGTCAGGAAATACGCCCAATCACAAGGGGCTGAGGACGCTGTTAAGAGCTCCCATTGGGCCGATGGGGGGAAGGGCGCTAGAGCCCTTGCGGAGAAAGTGGTCGAAGCGTGCGAGAAGCCCTCCAACTTCGAATTCCTGTATCCATTGGATCTGTCCATCAAGGAGAAGATAGAGACCATAGTCACGGAGATCTACGGGGCGGATGGGGTGACTTACGAACCGCTCGCCGAGAAGCAGATTTCCGCCTACGAGAAGGCAGGGTTCGGGAAACTTCCCATGTGCATGGCCAAGACCCATCTAAGCCTAAGTCATGACCCTGACCTGAAGGGAGTGCCCAAGGGATTCACCGTGCCCATAAGAGAGGTGCGGGCCAGTGTGGGAGCGGGATTCATCTATCCCTTGCTGGGCAAGATGAGCACAATGCCTGGACTAGCTACAAAGCCCGCCTTCATGAACATCGACATCGATGAGAATGGCAACATAACGGGGCTCTTCTAA
- the folD gene encoding bifunctional methylenetetrahydrofolate dehydrogenase/methenyltetrahydrofolate cyclohydrolase FolD — protein sequence MVAEIISGKDVSSEIKEELKGRIASLKEKGVTPGLVVILVGEDPASQVYVRMKGKACEELGLYSDTKRFPEDLPEDELLKLIDELNEDPRVHGILVQLPLPKHIDENKVLLRIKPEKDVDGFHPVNVGKMLIGEPGFLPCTPHGVQELLTRSGNDPEGKHVVIVGRSNIVGKPVAAILMQKKKGANATITVCHSRTKDLPAMCRQADILIAAMGVPKFIKENMVKEGAVVIDVGVNRVDDPEAKRGYRLVGDVDFEPVAAKASAITPVPGGVGPMTIVMLMMNTIISAENTLSA from the coding sequence ATGGTTGCGGAAATCATCAGTGGAAAGGATGTTTCCAGTGAGATCAAAGAGGAACTCAAGGGGCGAATAGCCTCTCTCAAGGAAAAAGGAGTCACCCCGGGACTAGTCGTGATCCTGGTAGGTGAGGATCCAGCTTCCCAGGTCTATGTGAGGATGAAGGGAAAGGCCTGTGAGGAGTTGGGCCTGTACTCAGACACCAAGCGGTTCCCGGAGGATCTGCCCGAGGATGAACTTCTAAAGCTCATTGACGAGTTGAACGAGGACCCAAGGGTACATGGAATCCTAGTGCAGCTTCCCCTTCCAAAGCATATCGACGAGAACAAGGTTCTTTTGAGGATCAAACCTGAGAAGGATGTGGACGGTTTCCATCCGGTGAATGTTGGAAAGATGCTCATAGGCGAGCCAGGCTTCCTTCCATGCACGCCCCATGGTGTGCAGGAACTTCTTACGCGAAGCGGGAATGATCCTGAGGGAAAACATGTGGTCATCGTGGGAAGAAGCAACATAGTTGGCAAGCCGGTTGCAGCCATTCTCATGCAGAAGAAGAAGGGAGCCAACGCTACCATCACTGTATGCCACTCCCGGACCAAGGACCTGCCAGCCATGTGCAGGCAGGCTGATATCCTGATTGCGGCCATGGGAGTTCCAAAGTTCATAAAGGAGAATATGGTCAAGGAAGGCGCAGTCGTCATCGATGTCGGCGTGAACCGTGTCGATGACCCTGAGGCAAAGAGGGGTTATCGACTTGTGGGTGACGTGGACTTCGAGCCCGTGGCAGCGAAGGCTTCTGCCATCACTCCTGTTCCAGGGGGTGTCGGTCCAATGACCATCGTGATGCTGATGATGAACACCATCATCTCAGCGGAGAACACTCTATCAGCCTGA
- a CDS encoding formate/nitrite transporter family protein — translation MTNKPCDIVDLAGKAGVYKSKLGPGNLLLRGFMAGLYIAVGGALATICSTGVADYLGPGMAKVIAGAVFPVGLIAIVLTGMELFTGDAMLVPMAAMMKKVSWKKVGYIWGIVYVGNFVGSLFWALIMVVGPLQTGTLPEVSGAAVSDSGFVLNAFGVNAVNIAAAKTLTYKAAGGIMGMSSVLFAAIACNLLVNVAILLAFSAKNMIGKFFGIWFPIFAFVASGFEHCVANMYFIPTGMMALGLHPEYVPPAGSLLAYYGGITMSDFLVWNLIPVTIGNIIGGLIFVGVIYFYSFKGELPTTCPDDLPGGPPANGSI, via the coding sequence ATAACCAATAAACCATGTGATATAGTAGACCTTGCTGGTAAGGCCGGAGTGTACAAGTCGAAGCTAGGTCCAGGTAACTTGCTCCTCAGAGGTTTCATGGCTGGCCTATACATAGCAGTGGGCGGAGCTTTGGCCACGATTTGCTCTACAGGGGTTGCGGATTACCTTGGCCCGGGCATGGCAAAGGTCATCGCCGGTGCTGTCTTCCCCGTAGGGCTTATCGCCATCGTCCTCACTGGAATGGAATTGTTCACGGGTGACGCCATGCTGGTGCCCATGGCGGCCATGATGAAGAAAGTGAGCTGGAAGAAGGTTGGCTACATCTGGGGAATCGTATACGTGGGCAACTTCGTAGGATCCTTGTTCTGGGCCCTTATAATGGTCGTGGGTCCCCTACAAACCGGAACACTGCCCGAGGTGAGCGGGGCTGCGGTTTCCGACAGCGGCTTCGTTCTGAACGCCTTCGGCGTGAATGCGGTGAACATTGCGGCAGCAAAGACGCTCACCTACAAGGCTGCAGGTGGCATCATGGGGATGTCCTCCGTGCTCTTCGCGGCCATAGCCTGTAATCTGCTAGTGAACGTGGCCATATTGCTGGCCTTCTCCGCCAAGAACATGATCGGAAAGTTCTTTGGCATATGGTTTCCCATATTCGCATTCGTCGCCAGCGGATTCGAACACTGCGTCGCCAACATGTACTTCATACCAACTGGCATGATGGCACTGGGCCTTCATCCAGAGTACGTTCCACCTGCAGGTTCCCTGCTGGCCTATTACGGAGGCATCACGATGAGCGATTTCCTGGTGTGGAATCTGATACCAGTTACAATAGGGAACATCATAGGGGGACTGATCTTTGTAGGCGTGATCTACTTCTACTCGTTCAAAGGGGAACTGCCGACAACTTGCCCGGACGATTTACCGGGAGGTCCACCTGCCAACGGGAGCATCTGA
- a CDS encoding DUF134 domain-containing protein has protein sequence MQYQRGRRRGARWISHIPIVRAFGPLDQPPRGSVQLKFEELEALRLVDLEGMDQEQAAVTMGISRKSLWLDLKRARGKVTEALVTGMIIQVEGGTYMVRGNQASGPERMRMPGRVRGPPAEQRFPEQR, from the coding sequence ATGCAATACCAAAGGGGACGAAGGAGAGGAGCCCGCTGGATATCCCATATACCTATAGTGAGAGCCTTCGGGCCCCTAGATCAGCCACCAAGAGGAAGCGTTCAGCTCAAGTTCGAGGAGCTTGAGGCTCTTCGATTGGTGGACCTAGAGGGCATGGACCAGGAGCAAGCGGCGGTCACTATGGGCATCTCACGCAAGTCGCTGTGGCTTGATTTGAAGCGGGCTAGAGGTAAAGTGACTGAGGCCTTGGTCACGGGAATGATTATCCAGGTCGAGGGTGGAACTTACATGGTCCGAGGAAATCAAGCCTCAGGGCCAGAGCGAATGAGGATGCCGGGAAGAGTAAGAGGACCTCCAGCAGAGCAGAGATTTCCAGAGCAGAGGTGA
- a CDS encoding RNA 2'-phosphotransferase has translation MNEDELERIGRTMAGALRHFPENFGLEMDDQGFVNLRDFVRALQRHQRRFHWVRPHHIIAVIETDPKGRYQVSNESIRATYGHSIELDLRLPTDNIPEELYYPTTPEEADIILETGLKPSDRKMVHLSKTYGDAMNAGRVRTDEPIILTIDVESAMADGYTVGRAGRTVYLAKEIPAEYLRKAEEPEEEEII, from the coding sequence ATGAACGAAGATGAGCTGGAAAGGATAGGGAGGACTATGGCCGGAGCCCTCAGACACTTCCCTGAGAACTTCGGTCTAGAGATGGATGACCAGGGCTTCGTCAATCTGAGAGACTTCGTTCGAGCGCTGCAGAGGCATCAGAGGAGATTCCATTGGGTCAGACCGCACCACATCATAGCGGTGATCGAGACCGACCCCAAGGGAAGATACCAAGTTAGCAACGAATCCATACGGGCAACCTATGGGCACTCGATCGAGCTGGATCTGAGGCTTCCCACGGACAACATCCCAGAGGAGCTTTACTATCCTACCACGCCAGAAGAGGCGGATATCATTCTGGAGACAGGTCTCAAGCCCTCAGACAGGAAGATGGTCCATCTTTCCAAGACCTATGGGGACGCGATGAACGCCGGCCGAGTGAGAACAGATGAACCCATAATATTGACAATCGACGTGGAAAGCGCAATGGCTGATGGTTACACTGTGGGAAGAGCTGGAAGGACCGTCTACCTTGCCAAGGAGATACCCGCCGAGTACCTGAGGAAGGCAGAGGAACCGGAAGAGGAAGAGATCATCTGA
- a CDS encoding DUF2797 domain-containing protein, which translates to MFVRADRLLDEWDDQGIHIIGYAWRGFEPVVSLYEPGSDRILEMKLDSLDLILSKKKTCVGRFEGGTYHPCPQKAEVKNFSQCRKCASSWIPIQECVFEPRCRGERCDCDFCSRGHVVYAAFIGTSIKVGMTGGMRLEIRGIEQGADAIVPLVECESRLDARNMENELAKRLGLTQRVPQRSALKAIAIPADKAHVIRKYREILEKAGNFCQPLREEISFLDDYPIGGLDNAPILASTEGSHKGELLGLKGKFAIYRESNGSTKALNLSDCVARRLRTLD; encoded by the coding sequence ATGTTCGTAAGGGCAGACAGGCTCCTTGATGAATGGGACGATCAGGGAATCCATATAATCGGATACGCGTGGAGAGGTTTTGAACCAGTGGTGAGTCTGTACGAGCCAGGATCCGATAGGATTCTGGAAATGAAGCTGGACTCCTTGGATCTGATCCTTTCGAAGAAGAAGACCTGTGTTGGACGCTTCGAAGGGGGCACATATCATCCATGCCCTCAGAAAGCCGAGGTCAAGAACTTCAGCCAGTGCCGGAAATGTGCCTCATCGTGGATACCCATTCAGGAATGTGTTTTCGAGCCACGGTGTAGAGGTGAGCGCTGCGACTGCGACTTCTGCAGCAGGGGACATGTGGTCTACGCCGCTTTTATAGGAACGTCGATAAAGGTGGGTATGACAGGAGGTATGCGCCTGGAGATCAGGGGAATAGAACAGGGGGCCGATGCCATCGTGCCTTTGGTGGAATGCGAAAGCAGACTCGACGCCAGGAATATGGAGAACGAACTGGCCAAGAGGCTGGGGCTTACTCAGAGAGTACCCCAAAGATCGGCCTTGAAGGCTATTGCCATTCCAGCTGATAAGGCTCATGTCATCCGCAAGTATCGGGAGATCTTGGAAAAGGCTGGCAATTTCTGCCAGCCACTGAGGGAGGAGATCTCATTCCTGGATGACTATCCAATTGGAGGGTTGGACAACGCTCCAATCCTCGCCTCAACGGAAGGATCTCACAAGGGGGAACTTCTTGGTCTCAAGGGGAAGTTCGCGATCTACAGGG